A genomic stretch from Achromobacter spanius includes:
- a CDS encoding BCCT family transporter: MKTSAPRRDQFLTLCTLTAVLLTVIAMVLWPTEAAATATVLFDWTTRSFGSVIQVFVFGCVIACIGLAFSKYGNVRLGEDKPEYSTLSWVFMFICAGMGSSTLYWGVMEWAYYYQSPGLNVAAGSREALEYSISYSFFHWGLSAWAVYALPSLAMAYHFHVRKNTGLNLASIIQAITGFRATGPVGRAVDLIFLLTMFGALTVSIALTASTFTRGLSSLLGTPDTFSMQVIVIVGVSALFSASAYIGIASGMKRLSHMVCWGALLLAAAVLLVGPTQFSGNNIVNSLGLMLQNYIRMSLFTDPAGDGAFNCGWTVFYWLWWVSYSPGVAMFVARVSKGRKIKEVIYALLLGGSAGCWFFFGALESYSMHQFLSGAIDVPRILKEHGGETAVEMLLSALPVGWLFLALYLAIMIVFLAAHVDAVAYAVAATTTRNLSEGEDPSPTSRVFWCIALTLVPLAMLFTKASLETMKTAVVLTAIPFLFILAIKLFGLFRWLIQDYGDTPAHQIESPTQAVFIPRRSS; encoded by the coding sequence GTGAAAACATCCGCGCCACGCCGCGACCAGTTCCTGACCCTATGCACGCTTACCGCCGTGCTGCTTACCGTCATCGCCATGGTTCTCTGGCCCACTGAAGCGGCCGCTACGGCCACCGTACTGTTCGACTGGACCACGCGCTCGTTCGGATCAGTGATCCAGGTGTTCGTCTTTGGCTGTGTCATCGCCTGCATCGGGCTGGCATTCAGCAAGTACGGCAACGTACGGCTTGGCGAAGACAAGCCGGAATACTCAACGCTGTCTTGGGTCTTCATGTTCATCTGCGCCGGCATGGGGTCGTCAACCCTGTATTGGGGCGTGATGGAATGGGCCTACTACTACCAATCGCCGGGGCTTAACGTCGCCGCCGGCTCGCGCGAGGCACTGGAATACAGCATCAGCTATTCCTTCTTCCATTGGGGCCTTAGCGCCTGGGCGGTGTATGCCCTGCCCTCGCTGGCCATGGCTTATCACTTTCATGTGCGCAAGAACACGGGCTTGAACCTGGCGTCCATCATCCAGGCCATTACGGGGTTTCGGGCCACGGGTCCGGTCGGCCGCGCGGTGGACCTGATCTTCCTGCTGACGATGTTCGGCGCGCTGACGGTGTCCATCGCGCTGACCGCATCGACCTTCACGCGCGGCCTGTCCAGCCTGCTTGGCACGCCCGACACCTTCAGCATGCAGGTCATCGTGATCGTCGGCGTGTCGGCCCTGTTCTCGGCCAGCGCCTACATCGGCATCGCCAGCGGCATGAAACGGCTTAGCCATATGGTCTGCTGGGGCGCGCTGCTGCTGGCCGCCGCTGTGTTGCTGGTGGGGCCAACCCAGTTTTCCGGCAACAACATTGTCAACAGCCTGGGCTTGATGCTGCAGAACTACATCCGCATGAGCCTCTTCACCGACCCCGCTGGCGACGGCGCCTTCAACTGTGGCTGGACGGTGTTCTATTGGCTGTGGTGGGTGTCGTATTCGCCGGGCGTGGCGATGTTCGTGGCGCGCGTATCCAAGGGCCGCAAGATCAAGGAAGTGATCTACGCACTGTTGTTGGGCGGCAGCGCCGGCTGCTGGTTTTTCTTCGGCGCGCTGGAAAGCTATTCCATGCACCAGTTCCTGTCGGGCGCTATCGACGTGCCTCGCATCCTGAAGGAACACGGCGGCGAAACGGCAGTGGAAATGCTGCTGAGCGCGCTGCCCGTCGGCTGGCTGTTCCTGGCGCTGTACCTGGCCATCATGATCGTCTTCCTGGCGGCCCACGTAGATGCCGTGGCCTACGCCGTGGCCGCCACCACCACCCGCAACCTGTCCGAAGGCGAAGACCCCAGCCCCACCAGCCGCGTCTTCTGGTGCATTGCGCTGACGCTGGTGCCGCTTGCCATGCTGTTCACCAAGGCTTCGCTGGAAACCATGAAAACCGCCGTGGTGCTGACGGCCATCCCCTTCCTGTTCATCCTCGCCATCAAGCTGTTCGGCCTGTTCCGCTGGCTGATACAGGACTACGGCGATACCCCCGCGCACCAGATCGAATCGCCCACCCAAGCTGTTTTTATTCCCAGGAGATCATCATGA
- a CDS encoding aromatic ring-hydroxylating oxygenase subunit alpha: MNLIAKLPANFCADEENAWTLPASYYTKDAVFDYEKEKVFANAWICVAHRSELAAPNDYVTREIIGESIIVLRDREGVLRAFYNVCPHRGHQLMQGSGRARNVITCPYHAWTFKLDGELALARNCDNVPNFSPDKASLVPVRVEEAAGFIFINMNANAGTVEDQLPGLAARLRAACPVVDDLHLAARFVTQTPANWKSIVDNYLECYHCGPVHPSFADSVQVDKYQHTMHGNWTLQFGLAKSSEKSFKVDPSVKDPSFAGFWAWPCTMFNVPPGADFMTVIYEFPASAGVTLQHYEIYFLNKDLTEEQQTLVEWYRDVFRPEDLRLVESVQKGLKSRGYRGQGRIMVDRQRSGISEHGIVHFHRKLATEYAGKAASEMPRSAPQQAPASA; the protein is encoded by the coding sequence ATGAACCTCATCGCCAAGCTTCCCGCCAACTTCTGCGCCGACGAAGAAAACGCCTGGACCCTGCCTGCCTCGTACTACACGAAGGACGCTGTCTTCGACTACGAAAAAGAAAAAGTATTCGCCAACGCCTGGATCTGCGTGGCGCACCGCAGCGAATTGGCCGCACCCAACGACTACGTCACGCGCGAGATCATCGGCGAAAGCATCATCGTGTTGCGCGACCGCGAAGGCGTCCTGCGGGCGTTCTACAACGTCTGCCCGCACCGGGGCCACCAACTGATGCAAGGCAGCGGCCGCGCCAGAAACGTCATCACCTGTCCGTACCACGCCTGGACCTTCAAGCTGGATGGCGAGCTGGCCCTGGCCCGCAACTGCGACAACGTACCCAACTTCAGCCCCGACAAGGCCAGCCTGGTCCCCGTTCGGGTTGAGGAAGCCGCCGGCTTCATCTTCATCAACATGAACGCAAACGCCGGCACCGTTGAAGATCAACTCCCCGGCCTTGCAGCCCGCCTGCGCGCCGCCTGCCCGGTGGTGGATGACCTGCACCTGGCCGCGCGCTTCGTCACGCAAACGCCCGCCAACTGGAAGTCCATCGTCGACAACTACCTGGAGTGCTACCACTGCGGCCCCGTCCACCCAAGCTTCGCGGACTCCGTCCAGGTAGACAAATACCAGCACACGATGCACGGCAACTGGACGCTGCAATTCGGCCTGGCGAAGTCGTCGGAAAAATCCTTCAAGGTGGATCCCTCGGTAAAGGACCCCAGTTTTGCCGGCTTCTGGGCCTGGCCATGCACCATGTTCAACGTGCCGCCGGGTGCCGACTTCATGACCGTCATCTACGAATTTCCCGCCAGCGCGGGCGTCACGCTCCAGCACTACGAGATTTACTTTCTGAACAAGGATCTGACTGAAGAACAGCAGACGCTGGTTGAGTGGTACCGCGACGTGTTCCGTCCCGAAGACCTGCGCCTGGTGGAAAGCGTGCAAAAGGGCCTGAAGTCCAGGGGCTATCGTGGCCAGGGGCGCATCATGGTCGACCGCCAGCGCAGCGGCATCAGCGAACACGGCATCGTGCATTTTCATCGCAAGCTGGCAACGGAATACGCAGGTAAGGCGGCTTCTGAAATGCCTCGGTCGGCGCCGCAACAGGCCCCCGCCTCGGCATGA